A region of Anolis carolinensis isolate JA03-04 unplaced genomic scaffold, rAnoCar3.1.pri scaffold_7, whole genome shotgun sequence DNA encodes the following proteins:
- the pwwp3a gene encoding PWWP domain-containing DNA repair factor 3A isoform X2: protein MMEAEYVFCKWKRRLWPAKVLSRNPTSGKNDKLKGGSVSMHVEIFGLQKQANVSCAVVQPLKKETIEDISSKLAQSNQSHRCVEREVIYRRALKEALDLLDYASLSRDNPPAQKDTAEQTRRVEEQETGDAPTSLEPTAIENERVLSSVDFPRHVGRPCRAISKAKGPLRSHSAGSKSPCSSKEAIKKHHEAVDSSAYPASVSFTVTSSARAITVGKKTSLLSSPKDGEVSEDGEVTPKGSNDNRNPLNGTLSQNHGTVSPTPKKQRRLFLEDLDLEGPALEGEEEESWMLNGEPSTLPSTDAGEDLEPDLSLSPVRERSFSVTFSSDEEDEELPSFFLPQELGSIEKGKLVWCKVRGYPYWPAVVKNIKRKTKRASVLFIENGMEKKGKGFSISLKSLKHFDCEEKQAFIDAAREKYEHDINWCINLIEDYRIRVGCNSFTGSFLEYCSDAMSFPVRNEGLLQLSLMNFPYAKEEGQGTPSKTPRPNREKKLLPDRTQAARDRANQKLVDFIVKAQGAEGHLQAILRQQKSSRWLAQFLPRRRRLKCTETYLEDEAQQEEVCHYLEGVYRRTRDKVLPRFLRDRVRYILDVLFPEAIIYAIASVEQIEYQKAEEKFSKGPPASKRERYIFEDKIWKERRGQYKPALAEDSP from the exons ATGATGGAGGCGGAATATGTCTTCTGCAAATGGAAGAGGCGTCTGTGGCCAGCAAAG GTTTTGTCTAGAAACCCGACATCCGGGAAGAATGATAAACTCAAGGGCGGGTCTGTTTCCATGCACGTCGAAATCTTCGGCCTCCAGAAACA GGCCAATGTGTCGTGTGCTGTTGTGCAACCTTTGAAGAAGGAGACTATAGAAGACATTTCCTCGAAATTAG CTCAGAGCAATCAAAGCCACAGATGCGTGGAGAGGGAAGTGATCTATCGCCGGGCTCTGAAGGAAGCACTGGATCTCTTGGATTATGCTTCATTGTCGAGAGACAATCCTCCGGCCCAGAAAGACACCGCGGAGCAAACTCGGAGGGTCGAGGAGCAGGAAACTGGGGACGCTCCTACTTCACTCGAACCCACGGCAATAGAAAATGAACGCGTTCTTTCCTCTGTGGATTTTCCCCGCCATGTGGGTCGGCCTTGCCGCGCTATTTCCAAAGCCAAAGGCCCACTCAGGTCCCACTCAGCGGGGAGCAAATCGCCCTGTTCCTCAAAGGAGGCTATAAAAAAGCACCACGAAGCTGTGGACTCTTCTGCCTATCCGGCTTCTGTATCTTTTACTGTCACCAGCAGTGCCAGGGCTATAACAGTCGGCAAGAAAACAAGTTTGTTGTCATCTCCCAAGGATGGAGAGGTGTCCGAGGATGGTGAGGTGACCCCGAAGGGATCCAATGACAATCGAAATCCCTTGAACGGAACTCTGTCGCAGAACCACGGAACTGTATCTCCCACCCCGAAAAAACAGCGGAGGCTTTTCCTGGAAGACTTGGATCTGGAGGGACCAGCGttggaaggggaggaagaggaaagctGGATGCTCAACGGGGAGCCGTCAACACTTCCGAGCACTGACGCCGGAGAAG ACCTGGAACCCGACCTTTCTCTGTCTCCTGTCCGAGAGAGGTCCTTCAGCGTCACGTTCAGCAGCGACGAGGAGGACGAAGAGTTGCCCAGCTTCTTCCTCCCTCAAG AACTAGGTTCTATTGAGAAAGGGAAGCTGGTCTGGTGCAAAGTGCGAGGATACCCATATTGGCCTGCCGTG GTGAAAAACATCAAGCGGAAGACCAAGAGGGCCAGCGTGCTCTTCATAGAGAATGGCATGGAGAAGAAGGGCAAAGG TTTCTCCATCTCTCTCAAAAGTCTCAAACACTTTGATTGTGAAGAGAAGCAGGCCTTTATA GATGCGGCCCGAGAAAAATACGAGCACGACATCAACTGGTGCATCAATTTGATCGAGGACTACCGCATCCGAGTCG GATGCAATTCCTTCACGGGGTCCTTCTTGGAATATTGTTCCGATGCCATGA GCTTTCCGGTGCGGAACGAAGGCCTCCTGCAGCTGTCGCTGATGAATTTCCCATACGCCAAGGAGGAGGGCCAGGGCACTCCCTCCAAGACGCCTCGACCGAATCGGGAGAAGAAGCTGCTCCCCGATCGGACGCAGGCCGCCAGAGACAGAGCCAACCAAAAACTGGTGGATTTTATCGTCAAGGCCCAAGGGGCCGAGGGGCACCTCCAGGCCATCCTGCGGCAGCAGAAGTCCTCGCGGTGGCTGGCCCAGTTCCTCCCCCGCCGCCGGCGCCTCAAGTGCACAGAGACCTACCTGGAGGACGAGGCCCAGCAAGAAGAGGTCTGCCACTATTTAGAAGGGGTCTACCGCCGGACGCGCGACAAGGTCCTTCCACGCTTCCTCAGGGACCGGGTCCGCTACATCTTGGATGTCCTCTTCCCAGAG GCCATCATTTACGCAATTGCATCCGTGGAACAGATCGAGTACCAAAAAGCTGAGGAGAAATTCTCCAAAGGACCACCCGCGAGCAAACG GGAAAGGTATATATTTGAGGATAAAATTTGGAAAGAGCGGAGAGGACAGTACAAACCGGCGCTTGCGGAAGACAGTCCCTGA
- the pwwp3a gene encoding PWWP domain-containing DNA repair factor 3A isoform X1, translating into MMEAEYVFCKWKRRLWPAKVLSRNPTSGKNDKLKGGSVSMHVEIFGLQKQANVSCAVVQPLKKETIEDISSKLAAQSNQSHRCVEREVIYRRALKEALDLLDYASLSRDNPPAQKDTAEQTRRVEEQETGDAPTSLEPTAIENERVLSSVDFPRHVGRPCRAISKAKGPLRSHSAGSKSPCSSKEAIKKHHEAVDSSAYPASVSFTVTSSARAITVGKKTSLLSSPKDGEVSEDGEVTPKGSNDNRNPLNGTLSQNHGTVSPTPKKQRRLFLEDLDLEGPALEGEEEESWMLNGEPSTLPSTDAGEDLEPDLSLSPVRERSFSVTFSSDEEDEELPSFFLPQELGSIEKGKLVWCKVRGYPYWPAVVKNIKRKTKRASVLFIENGMEKKGKGFSISLKSLKHFDCEEKQAFIDAAREKYEHDINWCINLIEDYRIRVGCNSFTGSFLEYCSDAMSFPVRNEGLLQLSLMNFPYAKEEGQGTPSKTPRPNREKKLLPDRTQAARDRANQKLVDFIVKAQGAEGHLQAILRQQKSSRWLAQFLPRRRRLKCTETYLEDEAQQEEVCHYLEGVYRRTRDKVLPRFLRDRVRYILDVLFPEAIIYAIASVEQIEYQKAEEKFSKGPPASKRERYIFEDKIWKERRGQYKPALAEDSP; encoded by the exons ATGATGGAGGCGGAATATGTCTTCTGCAAATGGAAGAGGCGTCTGTGGCCAGCAAAG GTTTTGTCTAGAAACCCGACATCCGGGAAGAATGATAAACTCAAGGGCGGGTCTGTTTCCATGCACGTCGAAATCTTCGGCCTCCAGAAACA GGCCAATGTGTCGTGTGCTGTTGTGCAACCTTTGAAGAAGGAGACTATAGAAGACATTTCCTCGAAATTAG CAGCTCAGAGCAATCAAAGCCACAGATGCGTGGAGAGGGAAGTGATCTATCGCCGGGCTCTGAAGGAAGCACTGGATCTCTTGGATTATGCTTCATTGTCGAGAGACAATCCTCCGGCCCAGAAAGACACCGCGGAGCAAACTCGGAGGGTCGAGGAGCAGGAAACTGGGGACGCTCCTACTTCACTCGAACCCACGGCAATAGAAAATGAACGCGTTCTTTCCTCTGTGGATTTTCCCCGCCATGTGGGTCGGCCTTGCCGCGCTATTTCCAAAGCCAAAGGCCCACTCAGGTCCCACTCAGCGGGGAGCAAATCGCCCTGTTCCTCAAAGGAGGCTATAAAAAAGCACCACGAAGCTGTGGACTCTTCTGCCTATCCGGCTTCTGTATCTTTTACTGTCACCAGCAGTGCCAGGGCTATAACAGTCGGCAAGAAAACAAGTTTGTTGTCATCTCCCAAGGATGGAGAGGTGTCCGAGGATGGTGAGGTGACCCCGAAGGGATCCAATGACAATCGAAATCCCTTGAACGGAACTCTGTCGCAGAACCACGGAACTGTATCTCCCACCCCGAAAAAACAGCGGAGGCTTTTCCTGGAAGACTTGGATCTGGAGGGACCAGCGttggaaggggaggaagaggaaagctGGATGCTCAACGGGGAGCCGTCAACACTTCCGAGCACTGACGCCGGAGAAG ACCTGGAACCCGACCTTTCTCTGTCTCCTGTCCGAGAGAGGTCCTTCAGCGTCACGTTCAGCAGCGACGAGGAGGACGAAGAGTTGCCCAGCTTCTTCCTCCCTCAAG AACTAGGTTCTATTGAGAAAGGGAAGCTGGTCTGGTGCAAAGTGCGAGGATACCCATATTGGCCTGCCGTG GTGAAAAACATCAAGCGGAAGACCAAGAGGGCCAGCGTGCTCTTCATAGAGAATGGCATGGAGAAGAAGGGCAAAGG TTTCTCCATCTCTCTCAAAAGTCTCAAACACTTTGATTGTGAAGAGAAGCAGGCCTTTATA GATGCGGCCCGAGAAAAATACGAGCACGACATCAACTGGTGCATCAATTTGATCGAGGACTACCGCATCCGAGTCG GATGCAATTCCTTCACGGGGTCCTTCTTGGAATATTGTTCCGATGCCATGA GCTTTCCGGTGCGGAACGAAGGCCTCCTGCAGCTGTCGCTGATGAATTTCCCATACGCCAAGGAGGAGGGCCAGGGCACTCCCTCCAAGACGCCTCGACCGAATCGGGAGAAGAAGCTGCTCCCCGATCGGACGCAGGCCGCCAGAGACAGAGCCAACCAAAAACTGGTGGATTTTATCGTCAAGGCCCAAGGGGCCGAGGGGCACCTCCAGGCCATCCTGCGGCAGCAGAAGTCCTCGCGGTGGCTGGCCCAGTTCCTCCCCCGCCGCCGGCGCCTCAAGTGCACAGAGACCTACCTGGAGGACGAGGCCCAGCAAGAAGAGGTCTGCCACTATTTAGAAGGGGTCTACCGCCGGACGCGCGACAAGGTCCTTCCACGCTTCCTCAGGGACCGGGTCCGCTACATCTTGGATGTCCTCTTCCCAGAG GCCATCATTTACGCAATTGCATCCGTGGAACAGATCGAGTACCAAAAAGCTGAGGAGAAATTCTCCAAAGGACCACCCGCGAGCAAACG GGAAAGGTATATATTTGAGGATAAAATTTGGAAAGAGCGGAGAGGACAGTACAAACCGGCGCTTGCGGAAGACAGTCCCTGA